A genomic window from Planctomycetota bacterium includes:
- a CDS encoding thymidylate synthase, translating to MKKTIRLALRRGSAYNRRRIDDLHEGRMESIYVKARTLPEAWEQAVRACWEKGARFRTQYDKPDDPESRDVACLIHVAEPFAEPRIHKAFPGGLEDLEVYRAEVLYGVHDHWIAPEEGKWEYTYHERLRAYKVPGRAEPIDQIAEVVRMLKETPYTRRAQAVTWQAWNDLGIRDPACLQRMWFRVEEAPNPNGAGPAGQGREGRADATLRPCSAKPATQGEAESSASLRSTSRLNLAIHIRSNDAFKAAFMNMYAFTELQREVARELGVEPGEYVHVADSFHIYGSYFAEFEGFLRLLQMRPDRYWTTAFARPVFEDGARRVLAEADLPAEARAAIQKRLAELGSAE from the coding sequence TTGAAGAAGACGATTCGGCTTGCCCTTCGGCGCGGGTCGGCCTACAATCGCCGGCGAATCGACGACCTGCATGAGGGCCGCATGGAATCCATCTACGTCAAAGCGCGCACGCTGCCGGAGGCCTGGGAGCAGGCCGTCCGTGCGTGTTGGGAGAAAGGCGCGCGGTTCCGCACCCAGTATGACAAACCCGACGACCCCGAAAGCCGGGATGTCGCGTGCCTCATTCACGTCGCCGAACCGTTCGCCGAGCCGCGGATCCACAAGGCCTTCCCCGGTGGCCTCGAGGACCTGGAGGTTTATCGGGCCGAGGTGCTGTACGGCGTGCACGACCACTGGATCGCGCCCGAGGAAGGGAAGTGGGAGTACACGTACCACGAGCGTCTGCGGGCGTACAAGGTCCCCGGCCGCGCGGAGCCGATCGACCAGATTGCCGAGGTCGTGCGGATGCTCAAGGAGACGCCGTACACGCGGCGGGCGCAGGCGGTGACGTGGCAGGCGTGGAACGATCTTGGCATCCGCGACCCGGCGTGCCTTCAGCGGATGTGGTTCCGGGTGGAGGAGGCCCCCAACCCCAACGGGGCAGGCCCGGCGGGGCAGGGCCGCGAGGGCAGGGCGGATGCTACTCTGCGACCCTGCTCTGCGAAGCCCGCTACGCAGGGCGAAGCAGAGAGCAGTGCTTCGCTGCGAAGCACGAGCCGCCTGAACCTGGCGATTCACATCCGCTCCAACGACGCATTCAAGGCCGCATTTATGAATATGTACGCATTCACGGAACTCCAGCGCGAAGTGGCGCGCGAACTCGGCGTCGAGCCGGGCGAGTACGTGCACGTGGCCGACTCGTTCCACATCTACGGCTCGTACTTCGCGGAGTTCGAGGGGTTCCTTAGGCTCCTCCAGATGCGGCCGGACCGGTACTGGACGACGGCGTTTGCGCGGCCGGTGTTCGAGGACGGGGCGCGGCGGGTGCTGGCGGAAGCGGACCTGCCGGCCGAGGCGCGGGCGGCCATCCAGAAGCGCCTGGCGGAACTGGGATCGGCGGAG
- a CDS encoding PQQ-binding-like beta-propeller repeat protein — protein MRIHLLAVVVMGLLLTPASAAGEAADGPIPSPEQGWPQWHGRWRDGISRETGLLQQWPEGGPKALWTAEGLGRGWSGPIITGGNIYIAGDFDQECYVLCLDSRGNERWRTPNGKAWTRNHPGSRASCCYADGRVYHMNGHGRLACLDAETGKELWAENVLEQFGGRPITWGLAEGVLVHEGKVFATPGGQQAFMVALDAKTGRTAWTSPPLDDPAVQRTGYASPILVGFGGRKLLVNLALRAIVCIDADTGKRYDTFPKRTEFDASCATPVFHRGGIFYTLPTKSGAVFLDLVAGDDGVRFRKKWEGRMDNCNGGAVAVDGYIYGSGWEEAGWVCYDVATGAQTYQSRDLARGAPTYADGRLYCLGEDGTMALVRSGPQAFEVVSRFQLVEEKCNDAWAHPVILDGRLYLRYHDRLTCYDILQPK, from the coding sequence ATGCGCATCCACCTGCTTGCCGTCGTGGTCATGGGCCTCCTGCTGACGCCGGCGTCGGCGGCCGGCGAGGCCGCCGACGGCCCCATCCCCTCGCCCGAGCAGGGCTGGCCGCAGTGGCACGGACGCTGGCGCGACGGCATCTCGCGCGAGACCGGGCTCCTCCAGCAATGGCCGGAAGGAGGCCCGAAGGCCCTCTGGACGGCCGAGGGCCTCGGCCGCGGCTGGTCCGGGCCTATCATCACGGGTGGAAATATCTACATTGCCGGGGACTTCGACCAGGAATGTTACGTCCTATGCCTCGACAGCCGGGGCAACGAGCGCTGGCGGACACCCAACGGCAAGGCGTGGACCCGCAATCACCCGGGGTCCCGGGCCTCGTGCTGCTACGCCGACGGGCGCGTGTACCACATGAACGGGCATGGGCGGCTGGCGTGCCTGGACGCCGAGACCGGCAAGGAACTGTGGGCTGAGAACGTCCTGGAGCAGTTCGGCGGCCGGCCGATCACCTGGGGCCTTGCCGAGGGCGTCCTGGTGCACGAGGGAAAGGTGTTCGCAACGCCGGGCGGCCAGCAGGCGTTCATGGTGGCCCTGGACGCCAAGACCGGCCGGACCGCCTGGACCAGCCCGCCTCTCGACGACCCGGCCGTGCAGCGCACCGGCTACGCCTCGCCCATCCTCGTCGGGTTCGGCGGGCGGAAACTTCTCGTGAACCTGGCGCTTCGGGCCATCGTGTGCATCGACGCCGACACCGGTAAACGGTACGACACGTTTCCCAAGCGGACCGAGTTCGACGCCTCGTGCGCCACGCCTGTTTTCCACCGCGGCGGCATCTTCTACACGCTGCCCACCAAGAGCGGGGCCGTGTTCCTGGACCTGGTGGCCGGCGACGACGGCGTCCGCTTCCGCAAAAAGTGGGAGGGCCGCATGGACAACTGCAACGGCGGGGCCGTTGCGGTGGATGGTTATATCTACGGAAGCGGATGGGAAGAGGCCGGCTGGGTCTGCTACGACGTCGCCACCGGCGCCCAGACGTACCAAAGCCGCGACCTCGCGCGCGGGGCGCCCACCTATGCCGACGGCCGCCTGTATTGCCTGGGCGAGGACGGTACGATGGCGCTCGTCCGGTCCGGCCCGCAGGCGTTCGAAGTCGTCAGCCGCTTCCAACTGGTCGAGGAGAAGTGCAACGACGCCTGGGCCCACCCGGTCATCCTGGACGGCCGGCTGTACCTGCGGTACCACGACCGGCTGACGTGCTACGACATCCTCCAGCCGAAGTGA
- a CDS encoding DUF4190 domain-containing protein, whose protein sequence is MTYTPPGVKPSRPTAPAPAPKTSGLAIASLVLGIVGPCTVGLGSIMGIILGIVGLVKIGKSAGAKGGRGLAIAGIVVSAAGLLVLPLLAAILLPAVFSALDQANAVSSTNNVGQLCTAAQVYATSHRQQLPPADSWPQVFQEQMEFPAAVMADPADQQGGRAYAMNAALDGKAVAPDMGRTVLFFECRPGAPPAGGPELLPDKPRHAGRYVIGFLDGHTESVAPEEVRQLIWQPKREPGF, encoded by the coding sequence ATGACCTACACACCGCCAGGAGTCAAACCCTCGCGGCCGACGGCCCCGGCCCCCGCACCGAAGACGAGCGGTCTGGCCATCGCGAGCCTCGTCCTGGGCATCGTAGGGCCCTGCACGGTGGGCCTGGGCTCGATCATGGGCATCATCCTCGGCATCGTCGGCCTGGTGAAGATCGGCAAGAGCGCCGGGGCGAAGGGCGGCCGCGGCCTGGCCATTGCGGGCATCGTAGTGTCGGCCGCGGGCCTCTTGGTCCTGCCTCTGCTTGCGGCCATTCTGCTGCCAGCCGTTTTCAGCGCGCTCGACCAGGCCAACGCGGTCAGTTCCACGAACAACGTCGGTCAGTTGTGCACGGCGGCCCAAGTGTACGCCACCTCGCATCGCCAGCAACTGCCCCCCGCCGACTCCTGGCCGCAGGTCTTCCAAGAGCAGATGGAATTCCCGGCCGCCGTCATGGCCGACCCCGCCGACCAGCAAGGCGGCCGCGCGTACGCCATGAACGCGGCCCTGGACGGCAAAGCCGTTGCCCCGGACATGGGGCGCACGGTCCTCTTCTTTGAGTGCCGGCCCGGCGCCCCGCCCGCGGGCGGGCCGGAACTGCTGCCCGACAAGCCGCGCCACGCCGGCCGCTACGTCATCGGGTTCCTCGACGGTCACACGGAGAGCGTGGCGCCCGAGGAGGTCAGGCAACTCATCTGGCAGCCGAAACGCGAACCCGGCTTCTAA
- a CDS encoding sulfatase, protein MEQRGVSLRRREFLGMLAGGAAAAAMARYAPGAARLALPRTLLAAGATTERARPNILFIAVDDMNDWGVSYLAGRQGVHTPNLDRLSARGILFTNAHCSAPACNPSRASLMTGIRPSTSGVYHNNHDWRVNPVLRSVPTLPEHFRAHGYTAVGGGKIFHALEWDDGETDGYNDAKCWDAYFPSMKRQMPHRVLPPGKLPLAQGTSEKRGAPDFFDWGPIGQPIETMPDHKVVDWAIGELKKTHEKPFFQAVGIFRPHIPWYVPKQFFDLYPLDAIQVPYVKEGWLEKLPPASQNSGAVRRRWHQWVVKSGEWQKAVQGYLASISFTDWQLGRLLEALDASAYAENTVAVLWTDNGFHLGDKETWEKFTLWEESTRVPLIFVVPGLTRPDTRCSRPASLLDVYPTLVEVAGLAPNPRLEGVSLVAQLRDPDAPRQEPAVTTQGRNNHAVRSERYRYIRYDNGDEELYDHQHDPGEWDNLAGDSKHNAVKKELAAWLPKVNAPDSAGGT, encoded by the coding sequence ATGGAACAGCGCGGGGTTAGCCTGCGGCGGCGAGAGTTTCTGGGGATGCTGGCCGGCGGGGCCGCGGCTGCCGCGATGGCCCGCTATGCGCCGGGCGCCGCGCGGTTGGCGCTGCCGCGCACACTGCTCGCCGCCGGGGCGACGACGGAACGGGCAAGGCCGAACATTCTGTTCATCGCCGTGGACGACATGAACGACTGGGGGGTCAGTTACCTGGCCGGCCGCCAGGGCGTCCACACGCCCAACCTCGACCGCCTGTCAGCGCGCGGCATCCTGTTCACCAACGCGCACTGTTCCGCCCCTGCCTGCAACCCGTCGCGGGCGAGCCTGATGACGGGCATCCGTCCGTCCACCTCCGGCGTGTACCACAACAACCATGACTGGCGCGTGAACCCTGTCCTGCGCTCGGTCCCGACGCTTCCGGAGCATTTCCGGGCCCACGGTTACACGGCCGTGGGCGGCGGCAAGATTTTCCACGCCCTGGAATGGGATGACGGCGAGACCGACGGGTACAACGATGCGAAGTGCTGGGACGCGTACTTTCCCTCGATGAAACGGCAGATGCCGCATCGCGTCCTTCCGCCGGGGAAACTGCCGCTCGCCCAAGGCACGTCCGAGAAGCGAGGCGCCCCCGATTTCTTCGATTGGGGACCCATCGGCCAGCCCATCGAAACGATGCCCGACCACAAAGTCGTGGACTGGGCCATCGGCGAGTTGAAGAAGACGCACGAGAAGCCCTTCTTCCAGGCGGTGGGGATCTTCCGCCCGCACATCCCCTGGTACGTGCCGAAACAGTTCTTCGACCTGTATCCGCTGGACGCCATCCAGGTGCCGTACGTCAAAGAGGGCTGGCTCGAGAAACTGCCGCCCGCCTCACAGAACAGCGGCGCCGTCCGCCGCAGGTGGCACCAGTGGGTCGTCAAGAGCGGAGAGTGGCAGAAGGCGGTCCAGGGGTACCTGGCGTCGATTTCCTTCACGGATTGGCAACTTGGCCGGCTCCTGGAGGCCCTCGACGCCAGCGCCTACGCCGAAAACACGGTCGCCGTCCTGTGGACCGACAACGGGTTCCACCTGGGCGACAAGGAGACGTGGGAAAAGTTCACCCTCTGGGAAGAATCGACCCGCGTGCCGCTGATCTTCGTCGTGCCGGGCCTGACCCGGCCGGACACCCGCTGTTCGCGCCCCGCCAGCCTGCTGGACGTCTATCCCACGCTCGTGGAGGTGGCGGGTCTGGCGCCCAATCCCAGGTTGGAGGGGGTCAGCCTGGTCGCGCAACTGCGCGACCCCGACGCGCCGCGCCAGGAGCCGGCCGTCACCACGCAAGGCCGCAACAACCATGCGGTCCGGTCCGAGCGCTACCGCTATATCCGCTACGACAACGGGGACGAGGAACTCTACGACCACCAGCATGACCCCGGCGAATGGGACAATCTGGCGGGCGACTCGAAACACAACGCCGTCAAGAAAGAACTGGCCGCCTGGTTGCCGAAGGTCAATGCGCCGGACAGCGCCGGGGGCACGTAA
- a CDS encoding arylsulfatase — translation MSGKRPNIVLIMSDDMGFSDLGCYGGEIRTPNLDGLAKRGLRFTQFYNTARCCPTRASLLTGLYPHQAGVGHMTEDKGLDGYRGDLNTNCRTIAETLKPAGYSTYMVGKWHVTPHIKPEGPKHNWPLQRGFDRFYGTIHGAGSFFDPNSLTRDNTQIVPDTKEYYYTDALSDNAAKFIRDHKGANPFFLYVAYTAAHWPMHAKPEDIAKYKGRYDQGWQAMRQERYRRALDLGLIDKRWTMSPPDSAPWESVSEADKAWHLRRMEVYAAMVDNMDAGIGRILDALKQTGALENTLIFFLEDNGGCAEEHGSRGPVRPDPSKPVKLKPMAPDELQTRMQPTHTRDGRPVRTGHGVMPGPADTYIAYGMEWANVSNTPFRLYKHWVHEGGIATPLIAHWPAGLKRQGELERQPGHLIDIMATCCDVAGATYPTEVEGRPITPLEGRSLVPAFEGKPIQRDALYWEHEGNRAVRVGKWKLVAKGSKAEWELYDLDADRTELNNLAAQEPERVREMTALWDAWAKRCGVVMPGEFPK, via the coding sequence ATGTCGGGCAAGCGGCCCAACATCGTTCTCATCATGTCCGACGACATGGGGTTCTCGGACCTGGGCTGCTACGGCGGCGAGATCCGGACGCCGAACCTTGACGGCCTGGCGAAGCGCGGCCTGCGGTTCACCCAGTTCTACAACACGGCCCGGTGCTGCCCCACGCGGGCGTCGCTCCTGACAGGCCTGTATCCCCACCAGGCCGGCGTCGGGCACATGACGGAAGACAAGGGCCTGGACGGCTATCGCGGCGACCTCAACACCAATTGCCGCACCATCGCCGAAACGCTCAAACCGGCCGGATACTCCACCTACATGGTCGGCAAGTGGCACGTCACGCCGCACATCAAACCCGAGGGGCCAAAGCACAACTGGCCGCTCCAGCGCGGCTTCGATCGCTTCTACGGCACCATCCACGGCGCGGGTTCCTTCTTTGACCCGAACAGCCTGACGCGCGACAACACTCAGATCGTGCCGGATACCAAGGAATACTACTATACCGACGCCCTCAGCGACAACGCCGCCAAGTTCATCCGCGACCACAAGGGCGCCAACCCGTTCTTCCTGTACGTCGCCTACACAGCCGCTCACTGGCCCATGCATGCCAAGCCCGAGGACATAGCCAAGTACAAGGGCCGGTACGACCAAGGCTGGCAGGCCATGCGCCAGGAGCGGTACCGGCGGGCGCTCGACTTGGGCCTCATCGACAAGCGGTGGACTATGTCGCCGCCCGATAGTGCCCCCTGGGAGTCCGTCTCCGAGGCGGACAAGGCCTGGCACCTGCGGCGAATGGAAGTGTACGCCGCCATGGTCGATAACATGGACGCCGGGATCGGCCGCATCCTCGACGCCCTCAAGCAGACCGGCGCCCTCGAGAATACGCTCATTTTCTTCCTCGAGGATAACGGCGGCTGCGCCGAGGAGCACGGCAGCCGCGGCCCCGTCCGGCCCGACCCGTCGAAGCCGGTCAAACTCAAGCCCATGGCCCCTGACGAGTTGCAGACCCGGATGCAGCCGACGCACACGCGCGACGGTCGGCCCGTCCGCACCGGTCACGGGGTCATGCCCGGTCCGGCCGACACATACATCGCCTACGGCATGGAGTGGGCCAACGTCTCGAACACGCCTTTCCGCCTGTACAAGCATTGGGTGCACGAGGGCGGCATCGCCACGCCGCTCATCGCGCACTGGCCCGCGGGCCTGAAGCGGCAGGGCGAACTCGAGCGGCAGCCCGGCCACCTCATCGACATCATGGCCACCTGCTGCGACGTGGCCGGCGCCACGTACCCGACCGAGGTCGAGGGCCGACCCATCACCCCCCTGGAAGGTCGCAGCCTCGTGCCCGCGTTCGAGGGCAAGCCCATCCAGCGCGACGCCCTGTACTGGGAGCACGAGGGCAACCGGGCCGTCCGCGTCGGCAAGTGGAAACTCGTGGCCAAGGGCTCCAAGGCCGAGTGGGAACTCTACGACCTGGACGCCGACCGCACGGAGTTGAACAACCTCGCGGCGCAGGAACCCGAACGCGTCCGCGAGATGACCGCCCTCTGGGACGCCTGGGCCAAGCGCTGCGGCGTGGTCATGCCGGGCGAGTTCCCGAAGTAG
- a CDS encoding DUF4190 domain-containing protein, with protein MTYTPPGVEPSRPTAPAPAPKTSGHAIAGLIVGLAGLCTCGVGGIAGLVLSIVALKKIGASRGTLGGRGLAIAGIIASAVCILVGLVFGLGVLVAFITEAYNSELESAQDANPSWSTPAPSPGAYLRPCVPLSGPTYILRGGSP; from the coding sequence ATGACCTACACACCGCCAGGAGTTGAACCCTCGCGGCCGACGGCCCCGGCCCCCGCACCGAAGACGAGCGGCCACGCGATTGCCGGCCTCATCGTCGGCCTCGCCGGCCTGTGCACGTGCGGCGTCGGCGGCATCGCGGGCCTCGTCCTCAGCATCGTCGCCCTCAAGAAAATCGGCGCGAGCCGCGGCACGCTCGGCGGCCGGGGACTCGCCATCGCCGGCATCATCGCCTCCGCCGTCTGCATCCTGGTCGGCCTCGTCTTCGGGTTGGGCGTTTTGGTCGCCTTCATCACAGAAGCCTATAACTCGGAGTTGGAAAGTGCTCAGGACGCCAACCCAAGTTGGTCCACCCCGGCGCCTTCGCCCGGCGCGTACCTGCGACCCTGCGTCCCGCTAAGCGGTCCGACATATATTTTGCGCGGTGGTTCTCCGTAA
- a CDS encoding DUF5698 domain-containing protein translates to MDVGQLAEAIGGAEWQRVVLGAVFIFLCRVSDVSIDTLRVISIVKGQRGLAAVFGMLASGIFIVALATMFRPPIHWLQMVGYAAGFGVGTLVGMTLATRFSSEFVLFRVLSRPPGGPIGDRLRSGGFAVTAVAGEGRDGPVEILFSVVRRSQAQKALDLVRAVDEKAFVVLEPVQHGAGGYVPRFIGPGVAVRR, encoded by the coding sequence ATGGATGTCGGACAACTGGCGGAAGCCATCGGCGGGGCGGAGTGGCAACGGGTGGTGCTCGGCGCGGTCTTCATCTTCCTTTGCCGCGTCTCCGACGTGAGCATCGACACGTTGCGCGTCATCTCGATCGTCAAGGGCCAACGCGGGCTCGCGGCGGTGTTCGGCATGCTGGCTTCGGGGATCTTCATCGTCGCGCTGGCGACGATGTTTCGCCCGCCGATCCACTGGCTTCAGATGGTGGGCTACGCGGCGGGTTTCGGCGTCGGGACGCTGGTGGGGATGACGCTGGCGACGCGGTTCTCGTCGGAGTTTGTGCTCTTTCGTGTTCTCAGCCGCCCGCCGGGCGGTCCGATCGGCGACCGCCTGCGGTCCGGCGGATTCGCCGTCACCGCCGTCGCCGGCGAGGGACGCGACGGGCCGGTCGAGATTCTTTTCAGCGTTGTCCGGCGTTCGCAGGCGCAGAAAGCGTTGGACCTGGTGCGCGCGGTGGATGAGAAGGCGTTCGTCGTACTGGAGCCGGTGCAGCACGGGGCGGGCGGCTATGTGCCGCGATTCATCGGCCCCGGCGTGGCGGTCCGGCGCTAG